A window of the Bacteroidota bacterium genome harbors these coding sequences:
- a CDS encoding T9SS C-terminal target domain-containing protein: QVVLSGSAYGGSAGDFLTAMVETNDGGYLLGGSSSSGISGIKTEINLGVTDYWLVRIDSIGNIVWQNTIGGSSSDAITHLANTPDGGFIVTGYSFSNISGDKTENGHNFSADYWILKIDSLGAIQWQNTIGGNGSDLPLSAYSNADGTCIVAGYSSSGATGDKTEANLGGFDFWILKLSAAGGVLWQNTIGGNNSDIPNSVVPAIDGGIIIGGYSSSGISGDKTEALIGITDYWLLKLNTSGNIVWQNTIGGTSDDYLFSVVLI, translated from the coding sequence CAGGTGGTATTGAGTGGCAGCGCGTATGGTGGTTCTGCCGGCGATTTTTTAACAGCTATGGTTGAAACTAATGATGGTGGTTATTTATTAGGCGGTTCAAGCTCGTCAGGAATTTCAGGTATTAAAACAGAAATTAATTTAGGTGTTACAGATTATTGGTTAGTTAGAATAGATTCGATTGGCAACATCGTTTGGCAAAATACAATTGGTGGTTCAAGTAGCGATGCCATTACACATCTTGCCAATACACCCGATGGCGGTTTTATTGTAACCGGCTATTCATTTTCAAATATTTCAGGCGATAAAACTGAAAATGGACATAATTTTTCAGCTGATTACTGGATATTAAAAATAGATAGTTTAGGTGCCATTCAATGGCAAAATACTATTGGTGGAAACGGAAGCGATCTTCCTTTATCAGCTTATAGTAATGCAGATGGAACTTGCATCGTTGCCGGATATTCGTCGAGCGGTGCAACAGGCGATAAGACTGAAGCCAATTTAGGGGGTTTCGATTTTTGGATTTTAAAACTCAGCGCTGCCGGTGGCGTGTTATGGCAAAATACAATAGGAGGAAATAATAGTGATATTCCAAACAGTGTTGTGCCTGCAATTGATGGAGGTATCATTATTGGTGGTTACAGTAGCTCCGGAATTTCAGGTGATAAAACAGAAGCCTTAATTGGTATTACCGATTATTGGTTATTAAAATTAAATACTTCAGGTAATATCGTTTGGCAAAATACCATTGGCGGAACATCTGATGATTATTTATTTAGTGTTGTACTAATATAG